CCAGGAAAAGGGGGTTAATGGTAGGCCTGGGTCCTGTCCACGCCGTGTCCTAAGGGACCCCAGAGGCCCCTCTGACCGACAGGTCCGGCCCACCAGCTGCCGCTTCTCGGCTCCTAGGGGTCGGATTCCCAGACTCTTACCTCATTCCGATGCCCAGGAGTCCTGTCCGTACCTCCCTTCTCAGGCCTGGAGTCCAACCTCGCAGCTCTCACCCCTCACAGGAACCCGGGAGATCACCCCCCTACCCGACACTGTCTCGGGCCTCAGGAGTCCCGGTTACCAATCTTCACTCACCGGTCCGCCATGCTGAGTCTCAGGCCAGGGGTTGCGGAAGGCAGAGCAGGGGACAAGGGGCTCTTGGAGGGTCAGTGAGGGGGCGTCCGGAGTGACCTTGAAGGCCCCTGGGGCTTCTGTCTCGTCCGGTCTGCTCAAGCCTCACTGAGGACACTGAGATAAAGGGCGAGGACAGAGACTAAATATATtgctgccccctcctctccctgcccaggATTCGAGATAACGGGGCGCGTGAGGGCTGGGGCGGGCCATGCTCCAGCTGGATCACCCCTCCATCTTGGCGGCCTGGGaatccagcccctccctcctcccacctagGAGTCCAGACCCCCCAACCTCTCCATCCTCAGACCCCGATAGGTGTCCAGGCCCCCAAAATCCTCTTCCTTCTGACACAGgagtccaggcccccagcccctcttccctctgaCACAAGAGTTCGGACCCCAAcgtcctcctccctcagacccaggagtctaGGCCCCGCCCCCTCACTAAATTGTAATTCTCCTTGAGGGCTGGAACTTTTTTTTACCATGTTATGGTCAGTTTCAGTGCCCCAAACCTGTTAGCCAATCCATAAATTTTGCTGATTTATTTGAGAATCCAGGTGTGGGGTGCCCAGGCTCTCAGCAGGCAGCACGGAGAAATTCACCCCTAGCCCTCTTGGGAACCCAGAAATCTGGTCTCGAGTCTCCTCTCTTGAacactcctgcccctcccctctcccagccctggaGACAGACTGAGGGCAGGAAAGACACATGGACACACGGAGAAGAGGATCTGGCTCTCTTTACTTGGACCACCCTAGTGTTGACCAGCCTGTGAGAGGAGACACCCCCAGCCCCTAGTTAGGAATGGGATGCCTGGGGATGACGGGACCACGCAGAGGGCCTGAGCCCCAGGGCCGGATCTCCAGGCTGGTTTTAGAGTCTTGGGAGTGGAATGTAGAACTCAAGAGAACAATCTAGAATTCTAGGAATAAAATATAGAATCCCAGGAATGGAATCTGAAATTCTAGCGACACCTCTGGCGCTGAGTGAGAATGCTGGGAGTATAATTGAGTATTCCAGAGGCGCGTTCTGATTCTAGGACCCGACTTTAGAAGTTAGGGATTGGGGAGTTGGTCTCTGGAGGTACAGTCAGACTCTCTGGTTTGGGGGTCTGACTCCCTGTGGGTGGAACCAAAGCCTCCAACAGTGAAGCCTGAGACTCTGAGGGCCGTTTGAGGGGTTCAGAGGGTGGGGTCCCGCCTTCAAGGGGCTGGGTCAGGTCCTCGGGGGGAGGGTTGGTTGCCTCAAGGGGCGGGGCCAGGACTCCAGGGGGCGGAGTCCCAGATCCCACAGCTGGGTCCTTGTGGCTGGGAGCAGAGTTTCCGGCCTTGTAGAAGCGCGCGAAGGTCTGCGAGCGCCTGGCCCCCGGATGTGGGGCGAATCCAGCCGCCTGTGCTAGCTCCCCGACCCGGGTGGAGAACCCCTGCAGCTGCTCCTGCCGCAGGTCCACTAGGAACCTGGAACCAGGAAGCGGCGTGTTAGGGGACCTGGCTTTCCTCCCCCAGCCTGGAAGTTCCCCGCCCTGCTCTCTGCTGGCTCACTGGGCTAATTCTACAATGAGGCGTCCTCCGGGGGCCACGCAGGCCCCGAGCTCAGGGCTGAGAAGATGGACCATCCTGcggagagaaaaggggagggcCGAGGCTCAGACTTTTAGGTCCTGAGGGAAGAGGCGGGCTGGGGACCTAGACACTGATTAAGGAGGGTCTGGAGGCCTGGATTCCTGGGTCTGAGGgaagaggggttgggggagggaaatCTGGGAACCTCCCAGGCCCTCTTACCCACAAGCCATGTAGAGAAGCTGGAACCGTCCCTTGTAGCAGCTCTTGTGGTGGAGGGTCAGGGCAGAACCGAGGGACAGGAAGTGGACCGCAAAGGATTCCGGGACAGGGGCTGCTGGGGAAGGGAAGACTGGCAGGGTTAGGCAGACAGACAAAGTTTGGAGATGACTCGCCTTGTCCGTCTTCAAGCCCTTTCTCATCCTTTCTCTTAGGCAAATTCCTGGAAAATTCTGGGAAGATTGGCCTGGCACGCagagacccattttacagaccaggCAACTGAGattcaagagaagaaaagagagtggTTGGCCCATGGCCACACAAGACATCCATTCACCCGGGAGGGCCAAGTTAGGGGATGGGTAGAAGGAGGCACGAccagatttgggggggggggctctcCAGCGTTAAGCTGGGACCCAGCTTAACCTTGTTAAAATGTTCTCAGCCTCTTGGACTTCTGCAGGTAGGATGAGAATTCTACTACTGGAATTCAGGATGCTAAGGATGGTGTGAGGATTTAGGAAAGGGAGAGAAGctcaaagagaagagagaaaaatagaccGGATGTCGGGAAGGGGAGGTCACTTGTCCAGGCATTAGATACCATATCAGTCCATGCTTGGACTTGAAACACCAGGAGCCTGAAGCCCGGGACGGGGGCCCGGGTCCCATTCTCTCTCAGACATGATCACCCGAGCCCCACTTCCCATCTCAAGGAAGAAGGCTGAGTCCGTCGCTTACCAGGCTCCGGGCTTCCATCCGCGTCGCCTTGCACCTGCGCGGGGTCTCCCTGGGCGGCTCTCGGGCGCCCCCAGGCGGCCATCTCTCGGAACAGCTCCGTCACGTTGTGCTGCGTGATCTCGCCCGCAGTCTTTAGGGGAGAAGGGGCGTGGCCGGATGCGGGGCTAGGACCGCGGGGCCGGGCTGGCAGGGGAGAGGCTTAGAGGACGCCACCCccacactcccccacccccagagctagCATCTGGCGGGCAAGCTTACACTTCCAGACTGGCCCTAGGAAGTAGAGAGGGGGCGCGTAGGGGGCGGCGCCTGGACGGCAGGGGGCGGGGTCTCGCGGACTCGCCTCCAGCCCCAGCGCCTCCAGCCTCAAACCTTGATAGGCTGCCCGTTGCTGGTCCTCAGGAGGGTCTCGTCGTCCGCTTCGATGCCGAAGGCCACGAAGGGCCCCGTGACGATGTCCCCCCAGTACCCGCGCGCTGCTACGCGCTCCCCGCGCTGGGAAATCAGGGAGAGAGGAGACGGGTGAGGTCGATGTTCGGGACTCCGACTCCTGGGCCCCCGAAAAGAAGCAGCAGCCAGGGCAGGGAGTGGATTCGCACGTGGCTCAGGAGGCGACCGGACGCCAGGGTCCGGTTGGGCACGTGATAAGCGCTGGCGTCTCTGAGTTCAAAGGCGACTCCTGTGTCCCTCCAGCGCCGGAACTCACTGGTGTGGATGACTCGGGCCTGGAGTGGGGGGATGCAAGAAAAGAGGCCTCAGTGAATCTGGTATTTGGATCCCAGGATCTCCTCCCAAAGACCCAGCACTGAGGGCCTCTGGCACCCTTTTCCTTCAGACCCAGGATTCGGGGCCCCCAACCGCTGCTTCCTcaagccccagcccctcctcctacACACCCAGGACTGGAGaccccaggcccctcctcccagccctcaccccgCGATCGTGCAGCTTCATGTGCAGGTCCCAGTCGCTGACACCGCGCCGGGCGTCGTACCGGGAGCCCAGGTAGTGGCGCAGCCTCGAGTCCCACAGGCGGCTCATGGGGAAAGCCTCGGGCCCCTTCTCCCCTCCGGCCCAGAAACGGAACACGGCCTCCAGGGCGTCGCGCTCGCGGAACTGCGCGGCCAGGCCCGCGTGGAGACAGAACGAAGGAGAGGCGGCTGCAGGGACCGCGGCTTCTCTTACCTgatcctcccttccctcctagGGCGTGGGAACGATTCTCTTTTttctcagatgaagaaattgaggctccgAGAGTAGAAGCCACCCCCAGGGCCATATCGCACTGTGGGAGCCGGGGAGCCCTCAGAGGCTCGATCCATCAACGCAAACCCTTTTGGACTGCCCATCCCCATTCTTCCCGCCGCCACCCGGATCCCCGCCGGTGACGGTCGCAGGCCAGGCGGCGGCACCTTGAGGGCGCCCAGGCTGAGCCAGGGCAGCTGCTCCGCCAGGCGATCGGGCTCCGGGACGAGGCGAGCCAAGCGGCCGGCCTGGGCGCGCACGAAGGCGGCCACAGGCGGGCGCAGCAGCGAGTTCCCCCACACCTCCAGGAAGGTCTCGCTCCTCTCtgcggggaggggggagaaaattagaggagggggcagaggagtgAGCCCAGAAATGAGACCCGTGCAGATGACGCATACCCACTTTATAGTGATCTTCTTATTCCATAGTCGTGTAATGAGCACAACGGACCCAGGCAAACTCCCTACCCACCCGAATAGCTAGAACACGAAGAATAACTTACACCTCACCTAGGTCTCCTCGCCTATTCCTTCCCACCCCCTGCAGGTAACCCCAATCCTGAATTTCAtgtttgtttcccttgccttaaaaaaggaaaagttgtatatagatatagatggagATGAAGATCTATGTGTGTTAAAGtgttgaatattttcattttaattaagaatcttataaaagggacttccctggtggcgcagtggataagactccgcgctcccaatgcaggcggcccggggttcgatccctggtcatggaactagatcctacatgcatgctgcaactaagagttcgcctgccgcaactaaggtcacacagcaagcagagtcagaatttgaacacaGCCTGCCTGAGTCTACACTCTGCTCTAGGCACTAAACTGAAGTTTTTGTTACTGGGAAATAATCATTTCCCACCCAaatcctccttctccccctcctccttatAATCTCACTTCCAAGGCCGCTTCCTCCATGCAGATTCCCTGGGGTGCACACCTCTAACTAAGGGAGACTCAGGCCTGAGGGGGGCTTTGGGCAGGACTGAGCTCAGCTCAGCCAAACCCTCCCCACATCTGGGGGACTCACTACCTCTCAGGAAGCCCTTTGATCTCTTTTGGGCTTCTCCCTCGCGAGGAGGTTTTGAATGCTTACACTGTGTCACGCACAGTTCTGAGAGTTTTATGTGGCTTTTCTCCTGGAATTCCCTAAATGATTCtaggagaatcatcacctttattCTAGGAAGTATTATCTTTTATCCCCATTTCAAAGGTGGGAAAAGCTGAGGCTCTAAGGCTACCAAACAAGTGAGCAAGTGATGAAATAGGGAACAATGTCCAAAATGTTTAACCACACCCTTGAAATGCCAGAATTcctgcagggagggggaaggagctgggggccAGATTGCTGGGTCTTTGCTGACCTTGCAACCCCATCTTCTCAGGATCCTCCAGGGCTAGGCAGAAAATCAGCATGTGCCGGGCTACAGCTTCCATATTATTCTCCAGCACATAAAACTGGAAGGATGGACAGGGAAGAATGATTCTGAGACCTGTGTTCCTGGCCCCTAGGAGACCCTGGAGTGGGAAACCTCAGCCCCCTCCTTCCACAGGACCCAGGAGACCTGTACACCAGCCCCACTCCTTCAAACACAGGAGTGTGGGCACTCAGAACCCTCCTCCCCATCACTACTCAGGAGACTTGATCCTTAGGCTCTTCCTCCCACTTCAACCCAGGAgtccccaaccccagccccttccctcctcAGAACCTAGGAGTCTGGgtccccagctccctcctccctcaaGGACTCAGGAATCTGTGCTCTTATCTTCATCCTCCTCCTTCCAGGATCCCATAATCCCAGCTTACACGGAACCTCCTTCGAGGCCAGAGAGCCGCCCGGGCCAGGGTCCGTAGCAGGTGTCGCCCATCCACGGAGCCCAACAGCAGCACATTTAGCTCGGGGGTCCCGTGCTCTGTATCGGCCTGTGAGTCTGGGTCCACAGGAGGACCTGACAAGACGACAGCGGGCTGGGGTTGGTGGCCTGGAGAGGGCCCCCTGAAGCCACCCCCCCCAGAACGATGGACTACAACTCCCAGCAGGACTTGCACCCCTGGCCTTGGTTTTAAAAGGAGCTGTGCCTCTAAGCGTTCTGGGACTCGTAGTTCGCAGAGGTATCTAGGCTGTCCACTGGAGGGCACCCCCCGCCCTTGGAGCCTCAGAGAACGTTAGCGCCAGAACGTTAGTGTCTGCCAGGCTGTGAAAGCAGCCGCTCTGTCGGATGATTTGTGGTCCTGAGTGGGCGACTCACTCTCAGCCTGCAGGTCAACCGCCGGGGACAGGCCCCACCAGGACACAGAGCCGAAGCCAGTGCCCGAGCCCGCTGGTGTGGTCATCGCCCTGCGGGACAAACAACCCGGGAGTCCCCAAATATCGTGTCTGCATTGCCCACCCATTCCCCTCTCACCTCCGCTGACTTCTCGCCCCTTCACACCCCCCTCACCTTTATCCTTCCAAATAACCCGAGacgtcccctccctcccctctccgtGCGGCGCTGGGATCCGAAGGCCCCTACACAACTGCTGCCCATAGTCCCCGCCCTTTTCAATCAGTCGGCCAATAGGAGTGGGCGGGCTGGCACCACCGCGATCAACTGACCAATGAGAGCGAGGGAGACCTGCCGAGTGCAAACTTTTAGCCAATGGGAGCGCTAAGGGTTTGTGGGAGTGGTGGGCGAGAAGACGCGGTTGTCATGACTACGGCGCTGGAGGGGTAGGGGCGGGGCCGGAAGAGGCTGGGGCGGAGCTGGGGGCGAACCAAATTTCTGGAAGCTGGAGGCCTGGGCCGATTCAAATTTAGACAGAACGGAACAGAATCTTGATAAACCCAAATTAAACTGAGGTGGCTTAGACCTTAAACTGTAGACCTCTGTGGCCCCATTTCCCCTCACACCCTGGCTCTATCACACAGGGCTTCTCTCCAGGTGAGAGAAACACAGCGAAGTACTGGAGCCAGCTAGCACTGGCCCCggttgttaaattttcaggaaatttGTGACCTGGTTTTACACACAATCATtactaaaaattaaactttttactaaattaattactaaaaattaaattccaataaaatacattaaaataaaagtaatcatactcaaaactcatcacttcctactttattatattttataattattgatggTCTTAAGGTTATTTACAGCTATTGTACCTGTAAGAAGGAAATGCTATTTTAAtgcaatagtttaaaaaatgaagttggcAGACTAGGACCATGGGCtgtctatttttgtaaataaagttttattagaacaagGGCCAGGATTAGGATAAGGCAGAGTGGTCCAAGTGAAGGGTCAGATcctgtctttaaattttttatattttatttatttttccattagttttggattttaaaaaatattgcattaaaatactatcttgattactgggTGTGTTGGTTTTggtgactttttgtttttgttttggctttgcCTTAAATTTTGGGACCCTTGTTCTACTCTGGGAAATACTATAGGATGGTGTGGTAGTAGGCATCTCTTCTCAACTCTATATTCAGACTTCACATTGGTggcttgaaatcagccacagtGACAGTATTTAAACCACGGAAGAGGGCAAGCTACACAACAGGGCTTCAGAGAGATGGTAACAGCACACCTCAGGAACCACACCAAGTCCTCTGTTGTCTCCAGGTCTATATGgcttgtgtttttgtttatttattatttatttatttatttacttggctgagccaggtcttagttgtggcacgcaggatcttttttttttttttttagttgcagcacatggcatctttcagttgcggcatgtgagatctagttccctgaccagggatcgaacctgggcaccctgcattgggagcattgggagcgtggagtcttagctactgaaccaccagggaagtccctttatggCTTGTGTTGCTCCTTCTAAcatcctccccttctccccatggAAAACTCCAACTCATCCTTCCAACCTTAGCCAGGGATCTTCCTGAGTTCTGCTCCTGCTTTTTCAGCAGATGGCCACTGTAGTCTACCCTGTGACTCCCAGTACTTTATATCTGGGGTTGAGGACCCTTGAGAATGTGGCTTTTGGTGCCAGACATGGCTGGGTTTACACCTTGTCCTGTCACTTGCTGGCTGACAGAACTCGGCCAGGTGACTTAACCTGTCTGTGagttccacaagggcagggactcCAGTGAGGCACATCTCCAGAtcatccccagcacccagcccagggcACAGCACCCAAGGAGCCTCGGTCCTCTGTCCCCTCTCCTCACCCTGCTACATGAACTTAGCCAAGTCAGTcaccctctctgcctcagtttcctgctctgtaaaatgggaaaggtAACATGCAGCTAGCAGGAGTGTGGTGGGTTAAAAGGAGGTCCACCTGCCTGCTGAGGACAGTTCTGGTTAGCGGGAAGGAAATGAAGGCTGAGTTTTCAGCAACGCTCCAGGAGTGGGCCAGCCAACCTGGGCCCCTCCTGAGTCAGCCTTCAGCCCACTAGAGCCCCAGATCCTGACTGTCTCCAGTGAGACGTAATGCCTTTTCTCTTCATCACCGCCACTCTCCACAACGCTTCCTCCACGGAGGAGCCAGAGTAATCTGAAATGTGAACCAAGCCATGCCACTTCCCTCTAAAACCCTACTGAGGTTTCTCACTGCAGGTAGATACAATCCCAGTTCCTTAGCTTCACTTCCTAGTTCCTGTGTGATCTGGCTCTTGGCTGTGTCTCTTAAGTcatgtccccacccccacccccatacaTCCGCCCTGATGCTCCTCTCCAGCCGCACTGGCCTCCTGGCTCTTTTGAGAATACATCAAGCCTGTTCttgcccccagggcctttgcaagGAACTTGGGGTTCCTTCTGTATGGAATTTTCTTCCCCctcatctttgtgtgtgtgtgtgtgtgtgtgtgtgtgtgtgttaaaatacACACAATACAAAGCTTACAATTAATGAtgtttagtacattcacagtattgtgcaaccatcaccactatctagttccagaaatTGCTCATCACGCCATAAGGAGACCCTATACTCATTAATCAGTCACTCCTCACTTATCCCTCTCCCTAGTTCCTGAAAACCActagtctacttttttttttctctgtggatttacctattctagatatttcatgtagttggaatcatacaatacgtggtcttttatgtctggcttctttcacttaaaatcgtgttttcaaggttcatctatgctatagcatgaatcagtacttcattcctttttgtgactggatcatattccattgtatttccCCTTCATCTTTGGAAGCCTCATGCCTTCTTGTCATTCATATCACAGCCTAAACACTACTTCTTCGAGAAGCTGCCCCTGACAACCCTTTATAAATGATCTGAGCCCTTACTAGTTTCCTTCCCAGTTTGGTCGCCACTTGTAATGGTTTTATACTTCTCATTTGTCTGCTTACTTGTGGAGACATAGACCCAGGGATCCCAATGTCATCATCTAACTCAGAACAGATTCAACCCCAGGATTTAGAGAGGGACTTCCTGGATGTATGATCCCGAGCAGGTCATGTTAATTCCCTGAAgcacagtttcctcatttgtcaacTGGGAATAATAATCGTGTCTATTTCAtgaggttgctgtgaggattattATCAAAAGTAGcaaaagtaatagtaataatagtaataatatatacATAGTACTGTCTTTATAAAGATGCCCCCCACTCACTCACACATGAGAAATTACTGCATTCCtttggagaaattttttaaatttcatggaCCTCACAACCTAGGTAACTGATCAGATTTCCCTTTTCCCATTGGCCACCAGGAAGCTCAGGGGTAAGTTCTGCCCCTTTCCTTAGCACATGGCAGTACTTGTTGGCTCATTTTCCACTTTACCTGATGctcagagagctctcttgccAAATGCCATGGACCTTTGTCCATCACCTGAAATCCTGTCTGGGATGAGATGGGGGAGAAGCCAATAAAATGATCAACTTTCCTagacacagactgagagaaagaatttgttgaaaaaagaatgaggtgTAGCTGGAACTACTGTGTCTCCCTGAGGAAATCTTGccctttctctcattctctgGGGATTTCATTCCTAGACGCTGCATATCTACTTTGTTTCGTGGATGACAGTAAGTTGCTTGGAAGTAAAGTCTGGATTTGCATCTATTTGGGGGTCCCCAGCATCCAACAGAAGCTGGCACACAGAGAGCCTCAGGGAATATAGAAAGGATGGATGatgcaaggaagaaagaaagggagggagggaaatatgGGTATGAAAATCTATGTAAATCATGGGTGAGGGAGCGGATAAATTCATGAATAACTAAGTGAATTCTCATTGACTCCTCACAGCAAATGTACAGTAGGTATtagtattatgatttttttcagatgaggaagttgaagcTTGTAggggtgagtgaatgaataagtgagggaGTGAATGGGAGAGTGAGTGGgtgaaaggatggatggatgagtgggtgggtgAGTTTCCGTGTGTGTTTCCAGGATAGGCAGCCCTATCCCTGCCCTTGTGTGGTCCCACCCCTGGAGGGTCCCTCCTGGGTTCCCAGTCCTCACCCCTACCCACCCCCATCAAGGAGCACCGGTCCAGGCCAGCAAAGTTGCTGAGTATTTATTTGGTCCCAGGAGCGGTGCAGGAATCAGACCGGGGACAGGAGTGGGTGATACTGTGCAGGAAAAGGGGTACTGGGAGCCAAGGGGATAGTAGGCTGGGATCACTGATTGTCAAAGCAGAGGGCGGGACCCTGGGATGGCGGGAGCCCAGACTGCTCCCCTCCTCCAGGGGTCCCTGGGGCTTCTGGGCATGTGCCATATTGGGGGAGTTGGCAGGTTATCATGATTGGcataatgggggtggggagaaggcaggAATGGGtagagttggggggggggtgttagcGTTCAGAGAAGGCTTAAAGGTGGGCATGGACGTGGCTTTGGCCAGGAGTCTGGGGTCAGGGGCTTGAGGGTGGGGATCAGGGTGCTGGCGGTGGCCTCACTCGGTCAGGGGGCCGCAGCGAGTGCCACTGGGCGATGGGCCGCCGGGGGTTGGCCAACATGTCTGCCCAGTGCCGCAGGCCAGCGCCCCCGGCCGCTGCCCCTACGGCCACCCTCCCGATGGCCTCGTTCTTGCCCAGCTTGTCGTAGTCTAGCACAGTCAGCTCCACCTGAACCttctggggtgggcaggggaggaagaagagacagagagTGGGGTAAGGAGGTAACGCGAGGGACTCAGGTATCATTGCTAAGGAGACCCTCTCCCTCGCAAGCCTCATTCTGAGGGGCCTTCCTAGGCCCCCGGGCTAAGGCTTCATCTGGAGCTCggacggggggaggggggcggagcGCCCTGCGGCTGGTCACAGGGATGCTCTGGAGTCTTCCTGCGATCAGATTTCAGAGGAGATAAACTCGCAGGATCCCCGTTGCTCAGGGG
This region of Balaenoptera acutorostrata chromosome 19, mBalAcu1.1, whole genome shotgun sequence genomic DNA includes:
- the DNAAF3 gene encoding dynein axonemal assembly factor 3 isoform X4, which produces MTTPAGSGTGFGSVSWWGLSPAVDLQAESPPVDPDSQADTEHGTPELNVLLLGSVDGRHLLRTLARAALWPRRRFRFYVLENNMEAVARHMLIFCLALEDPEKMGLQERSETFLEVWGNSLLRPPVAAFVRAQAGRLARLVPEPDRLAEQLPWLSLGALKEGREDQARVIHTSEFRRWRDTGVAFELRDASAYHVPNRTLASGRLLSHRGERVAARGYWGDIVTGPFVAFGIEADDETLLRTSNGQPIKTAGEITQHNVTELFREMAAWGRPRAAQGDPAQVQGDADGSPEPAAPVPESFAVHFLSLGSALTLHHKSCYKGRFQLLYMACGMVHLLSPELGACVAPGGRLIVELAQFLVDLRQEQLQGFSTRVGELAQAAGFAPHPGARRSQTFARFYKAGNSAPSHKDPAVGSGTPPPGVLAPPLEATNPPPEDLTQPLEGGTPPSEPLKRPSESQASLLEALVPPTGSQTPKPESLTVPPETNSPIPNF
- the DNAAF3 gene encoding dynein axonemal assembly factor 3 isoform X2 is translated as MTTPAGSGTGFGSVSWWGLSPAVDLQAESPPVDPDSQADTEHGTPELNVLLLGSVDGRHLLRTLARAALWPRRRFRFYVLENNMEAVARHMLIFCLALEDPEKMGLQERSETFLEVWGNSLLRPPVAAFVRAQAGRLARLVPEPDRLAEQLPWLSLGALKEGREDQVREAAVPAAASPSFCLHAGLAAQFRERDALEAVFRFWAGGEKGPEAFPMSRLWDSRLRHYLGSRYDARRGVSDWDLHMKLHDRGARVIHTSEFRRWRDTGVAFELRDASAYHVPNRTLASGRLLSHRGERVAARGYWGDIVTGPFVAFGIEADDETLLRTSNGQPIKTAGEITQHNVTELFREMAAWGRPRAAQGDPAQVQGDADGSPEPAPVPESFAVHFLSLGSALTLHHKSCYKGRFQLLYMACGMVHLLSPELGACVAPGGRLIVELAQFLVDLRQEQLQGFSTRVGELAQAAGFAPHPGARRSQTFARFYKAGNSAPSHKDPAVGSGTPPPGVLAPPLEATNPPPEDLTQPLEGGTPPSEPLKRPSESQASLLEALVPPTGSQTPKPESLTVPPETNSPIPNF
- the DNAAF3 gene encoding dynein axonemal assembly factor 3 isoform X1 → MTTPAGSGTGFGSVSWWGLSPAVDLQAESPPVDPDSQADTEHGTPELNVLLLGSVDGRHLLRTLARAALWPRRRFRFYVLENNMEAVARHMLIFCLALEDPEKMGLQERSETFLEVWGNSLLRPPVAAFVRAQAGRLARLVPEPDRLAEQLPWLSLGALKEGREDQVREAAVPAAASPSFCLHAGLAAQFRERDALEAVFRFWAGGEKGPEAFPMSRLWDSRLRHYLGSRYDARRGVSDWDLHMKLHDRGARVIHTSEFRRWRDTGVAFELRDASAYHVPNRTLASGRLLSHRGERVAARGYWGDIVTGPFVAFGIEADDETLLRTSNGQPIKTAGEITQHNVTELFREMAAWGRPRAAQGDPAQVQGDADGSPEPAAPVPESFAVHFLSLGSALTLHHKSCYKGRFQLLYMACGMVHLLSPELGACVAPGGRLIVELAQFLVDLRQEQLQGFSTRVGELAQAAGFAPHPGARRSQTFARFYKAGNSAPSHKDPAVGSGTPPPGVLAPPLEATNPPPEDLTQPLEGGTPPSEPLKRPSESQASLLEALVPPTGSQTPKPESLTVPPETNSPIPNF
- the DNAAF3 gene encoding dynein axonemal assembly factor 3 isoform X3, encoding MTTPAGSGTGFGSVSWWGLSPAVDLQAESPPVDPDSQADTEHGTPELNVLLLGSVDGRHLLRTLARAALWPRRRFRFYVLENNMEAVARHMLIFCLALEDPEKMGLQERSETFLEVWGNSLLRPPVAAFVRAQAGRLARLVPEPDRLAEQLPWLSLGALKFRERDALEAVFRFWAGGEKGPEAFPMSRLWDSRLRHYLGSRYDARRGVSDWDLHMKLHDRGARVIHTSEFRRWRDTGVAFELRDASAYHVPNRTLASGRLLSHRGERVAARGYWGDIVTGPFVAFGIEADDETLLRTSNGQPIKTAGEITQHNVTELFREMAAWGRPRAAQGDPAQVQGDADGSPEPAAPVPESFAVHFLSLGSALTLHHKSCYKGRFQLLYMACGMVHLLSPELGACVAPGGRLIVELAQFLVDLRQEQLQGFSTRVGELAQAAGFAPHPGARRSQTFARFYKAGNSAPSHKDPAVGSGTPPPGVLAPPLEATNPPPEDLTQPLEGGTPPSEPLKRPSESQASLLEALVPPTGSQTPKPESLTVPPETNSPIPNF